The sequence ATAATATTCAGGCGACCGGCGTGCAGCTAAACTGTAAACTAACACCGGGCCGCATCGTGTTGGCCTCCAACTAAATTACGTGTTGAACTAGGCAAGTCGATGTACCCCTATATATActagaaaaaaatcaataaaaacATGCAAGTTGCACCCTATCGCAAAATATTTCCTCTGTTCTATTTTGTTTGCCAAGTTACGAGAGCTCTGGAGAGAGGGAGAGCTCTTCCGTTCCGTGAAGATAGAATCGATCCAGGTATGGTACTCTACGCGGCTACACATACGTGCACGTACTTGGTCCAATAAAATCAATCAAGCACTTTGCCTTGCTTGCTTAGCTTTCACGTACGCATGATGCTTTCGgaggattcaaattcaaatctaacATGGTCGACACTACTACCATTTGCTATAGCTGCGTAGCACATGCATTAGTACATGACTGCGGGTGACTAACGCATGCATTAGCGCCAGCGGCCGGCCGTGTGTAATGAAAAAGAAGTTACCGCCAGATGCCATGACGGGATGGTATTGAAGGCTACCCCCATCATCTTTGGCGGTAGGCTTCTCCATGTATAAATGCCGTCTAGACGTAGATCAACTTGTACCGCTATTGATCATGGCGGTAGGTAGTTAAACCCTACCGTCACAGACAATGTTGGTAGGAAaaagggtcagatcctgaatttTTTTTCGGATGGGTCAAATCTGGCTAAACTTTAGTAAAAGGGTGAAAACACAAAAATTGGCCCCCATCGGGGTGAGATGGAGGGGTCGGCGGCTGTGGATTTTGACAGCATTCACAGCCTCAACGGCTCCCCCTAGCAGCGGCGGGCGCCTTGGGGCTCCTATCAATTGACTTTTATTAGCCTAAATAAACTAGTATAATCTAGCTGCATAACATGCATAGAAATCAGAAAATAATACTAATAATTAGTCTTAAAAGTAGATGAGAAGTATGCCCGAAAGGATAAAAATTAATTGATGGCAGTCTAGATATGCATTGCACATGAATACTTACTAGTGGAtgcaaaagagaaagaaaagaaaaggtaaGAGGAGATCTCCAACTAGCAAACTGTGCAAGATCATCTCTTTGGTGCCAAGGCGTGCCCGTGATTTGGTTGGATCTTTGTAGAATGATAAAAGATGGGATTTGTACATCTTGTATCTTGTATAGCAAGTTACCATATTACAATCATCGAATTGAACTTTCAGCAAAAAAAAAAAGGGGACTGGACCTTAATTCAGGAAAATGTTTGTTTCGAATTTTGTTCTCCAGAAAaaagaagtactccctccatcacaTAATATAAGATCTTAATAAATCTAATATGTGAATATATTGGATGTAATAAGATCTTATTTTATGGGAAGGGATTATTTTTTTCTTTCGACATAGGAAAAAGGATAGTTGTGCCACCTGTTACAATCTCATGGTCGACGGCTCCAAGCAAAATAAAGTCAATTATGAATTTAAACAGGCCTGATGCAAACGCCAAGAGGAATAAAATCATTGCTGATGTTGAAACTTAGAGCAAGAGATAAGTAAACATTGCATTATATTATCCGACTAGAAAACAAACTCTAAACCAGGGTAAACATCTTGTAGAGCATGTTCTTCTTCTTCCGAACACACGTCGCATTCAAGGTTCTGATAATTTTTTGGGTGAAGGCTACAACACTGAGCAGCCTCCTTAATTACACAAGATGCTTGCTTTTTATTAAGACTGGCACACGAACTAAACTTAAATCATCCCTATAAAAGTGGAGCTAAACTCTCCTAAGATTCAACCCGGACGCCGAGAGGAGCTAGTTGGTGCCCTTGCTGATGAGCTCcagggcggtggcggtggtgggcaACGCCGGGATGGCTCCCTTCTTGGTGGTGCAAATGGCCCCGCAAGCGTTTGAGAACTGCAGCACCTCCCTCAGCTTGGCCTCGTTCTGACCAATCAAAAAGAAAACAACATCATTAGCAACTACTCACAAGTCATAATGGAATTGAATTCAATCAGCTGATAATAATTTAGTTTCTTACATAGAAGATGGAGTCGTCCTTGGCGACGTTGAGGAGGAGGGATCCAACAAAGGCATCGCCGGCGCCAGTGGTGTCGACCGTGTTGACGGTGTACCCTGGCAGGGAGCCCTTGAAGTCCTTGGTGAAGTACCTGCACCCCTTCTCGCCGTCTGTGACGACGAGCAGCTTGAGGCCCTCGAACCAGAGGGAGAGGACGTTCTTCTCGTCATGGGCGTCGCCTTGGGTGAGGAAGGCCACCTCCTCGTCGCTCACCTTGATGAAGTCGGCCTCCTTCCAGATGCTCATGATGCCATCACGTGCGGCTTGCGCGGAGGGCCAAAGCGGGAGGCGCACGTTGGGATCGTAGGAGCAGAGGATGCCAGCGGACTTCGCGGCGCGCATGGCGGCCACGTGGGCGGAGCGGCAGGGCTCGGTGATGAGCGAGATGGAGCCATAGTGGAAGATGCGGGCGCGGCGGATGAGGTCGAGGTTGAGCTCCGCCTCGGTGAGGAGCATGTCGGCGGATGGGTTGCGGTAGAACATGAACTCACGCTCTCCGTTGGACTTGAGGGTGACGAAGGCCAGGGCGGTGCGCGCGTGCTGGTCGAAGAGGCAGCCCTCCGCGTTCACGCCGTTCTGCTTGAGGATGTCCACCAGCATGtggccgaactcgtcgtcgccaaaCTGAAAAAACACATCAACATCCGATTACAATTTCATATGCGATAAGGGTGTGTATAGTCTAGACGAGAAATAACTACTGCATGTCTCATTAACTCGTATTATTGATTGCACCAACCATATGAATATAAACAAATGTTTATAAAAATAATGCATTACTCTTTGAGAATAAGGTAAAAAGGTTTGCTTTTGTGTTAAGAGTGGATTAGTGAGTTGAGATGCATGTAATAATAGTCTAAGATATTATGAGATTATATTCAAGACCGAAAAGAAATCTGCAGAGCATGCAATGATATAATTGAGTGACCAAATCGATCAGCGATATGACGAAGAATCAGCAATCGTAAGTCAACACCCGATTCTCATCGTCTAGTGAGGATCGGACGGACAGTTCAGCGCCTACCAAACAACGGATCTAACGCTCGCGCCAGGATGCATGGCAATAAACGTCCGGATGCATGGCAATAAACGCAAGGACAGGTAGAATCATCATGTGCTATCACGGACGACGATTGATCCATGCGTACCTTGCCAACGAAGGCGGAGGAGCCGCCGAGCTTGGAGATGGCGCATGCGACGTTGGCAGGTGCACCCCCAGGCGCCTTGACGAAGCCTCCGGACTCAGCGAGCGAGACGCCGGCCACGTCCGGCACGAAGTCGATCAGCATCTCACCGAAGGAGACGACGAGGCCGGGCGCCGCCGCCGAGGCCACAGAAGCAACAGTATCACCAAGAGGCGCCATTGAAACGGTGCGGAAGAAATAGATCGAGCCGGGGATGATAGGTGATGTTTGTTGGATTGGAAGTTGGGAGCCGAGAGGGGGCGCTTATAAAGCGCTACGGGAGGTTTGGCTTGGCCGAAGGGCCGATAATCTTGTTGGTAAAGAGTTCTTATCCTACTACTAGTAGTTATCGATCTTATCCTCCCCCGTTACAATCCGCTAGTAATCAATTCCGGCTTGGataactcctctctctctctctctcttttttggcgAGTACTCTGCGCCGGTCCGCCGGCCCAAACTTTGGGCCGGTCCAACCCTGTGCGTTGGATGCGAAGTGTGGAAACCGTCAGATCTAAGAATCTCATCCCCACTCATTTATTCCTTGCGCGCACGACTCTGTCTTCCCCACCTTCTCATCTCAAATCGGGAGAGAACGTCCAGGACAGGAACGAGACAACGAAGCTTGCCAGATCGCTGCCGTTCGCTGGATCGCCGCCGCTCACGACGGCGAGGCCACACGTCTTCTCCAGCGGCGGTGCTTGCCAGGGAACGTTCCCCGCTCTGAATTTCTGATGCAGATCCCGTCGTTGACCGATTACAACTTCCCCATCGACCGGTGGCTACATTTGCCACCGAAGGTCCATGGTTGCCGCACTCCTGTGCGTCGCCTCGGCCTCGCCATTGGCTGCATGAGTTTCCGCGACACAAATGGCACCAATCGCATCATAAAATGAATGTAGCAAAAAACTTGTTGATCGTAGCACAAAGCAACGGCGGTTGTAGCAAAAGCGCTGCCGTCGTCGCCGCGGGCAGCAACTCGTCATGACTGGACGTAGCAAAAACATTTTCTGGTTGTAGCAAAAATCAATGACGGTTCCAACAAAATCCAAAGACAGTAGTAGCAAAAATAGGTGCCAGTTCCAACAAAAACTAAGACAATGATAGCAAAAAAATCATCTGGTTCCAACAAAACTCAAAGACAGTGGTAGCAAAAATGGCTCTGGTTCCAGCTAAAACCAAAACAATGGTAGCAAAAAAATGAGCAATGGATCCAGCAAAATTCAGAGACGATGGTAGCAAAAAGATCccctggttccagcaaaaaacactCAAATTGCGGATACTAGCAAGAAAAAGTCACCGATTCCAGCAAAAAAAGAAGCCGGATGAAGCAACATTTGTCGCTGGCTGCTGCTCCCACCGAGGCTGGTTCCAACATCTCGTCCACCCGTTGTAGCACGACGTAACCATCGTCCCCGGCACAACGGTCTGGGCTTGCAGCACCAACAACTTTTGGTTCCAGCTTCAGATGATGACGGTTGCAGCACCACCCCTTGCCGGTTCCAGCACCACCCCCTGGGATGGAGCTCGGATCATGGCGTGGCGGCTGGCGCGGCACAGGCCAAGCAATCAATGGGCAGCACCTCGTCGGATCTATGATGGATTTGTTTTGCGATGAAGCATGACACAAAGGAGGACGAAAAAGCTATGGGAGAGATGAGGGTGGGAAAGAACACGGAAGAACCCGGGCAGCACTCGTAGCGCCAGGGCTGCGGCGGTGGTCAGCGCTGACCACTACCAGAGATGAGGAAAGCCATGGGATCCGGTGGGGAAGAAAAGAAATCACTGGATGGCGTTGGCTCACGGGAGAAGATAAGTGCAGTGCGCGTGGGCCCTTTGGGAAGCACGTGGATGTGAAAGAGAGTTAGCACGTGGGTCGTTAGCTGTTTTGTGGCCGTATGATTAGCT comes from Triticum aestivum cultivar Chinese Spring chromosome 5B, IWGSC CS RefSeq v2.1, whole genome shotgun sequence and encodes:
- the LOC123114034 gene encoding fructokinase-2, which gives rise to MAPLGDTVASVASAAAPGLVVSFGEMLIDFVPDVAGVSLAESGGFVKAPGGAPANVACAISKLGGSSAFVGKFGDDEFGHMLVDILKQNGVNAEGCLFDQHARTALAFVTLKSNGEREFMFYRNPSADMLLTEAELNLDLIRRARIFHYGSISLITEPCRSAHVAAMRAAKSAGILCSYDPNVRLPLWPSAQAARDGIMSIWKEADFIKVSDEEVAFLTQGDAHDEKNVLSLWFEGLKLLVVTDGEKGCRYFTKDFKGSLPGYTVNTVDTTGAGDAFVGSLLLNVAKDDSIFYNEAKLREVLQFSNACGAICTTKKGAIPALPTTATALELISKGTN